The following are encoded in a window of Cryptomeria japonica unplaced genomic scaffold, Sugi_1.0 HiC_scaffold_149, whole genome shotgun sequence genomic DNA:
- the LOC131055978 gene encoding uncharacterized protein LOC131055978, which translates to MESDAPFISDKPSCTLVIKYNERSLNQQIDSKLLIDLDSDEKDNPEFQAVTEIQRTKRMPPFLGNSSSHKHVRMESVAPFKSDKPFCTMDLKSWNVNQPHVLVRSNSLLSLVMYSQI; encoded by the exons ATGGAATCTGATGCTCCTTTTATATCAGATAAACCCTCTTGTACACTGGTTATCAAATATAATGAGCGTAGTTTAAATCAACAAATAGACAGTAAACTGCTGATTGATCTGGATTCTGATGAAAAAGACAACCCTGAGTTTCAGGCGGTGACTGAAATTCAAAGAACAAAAAGGATGCCTCCCTTCCTCG GCAATTCATCCTCTCATAAGCACGTGAGAATGGAGTCTGTTGCTCCTTTCAAATCAGATAAACCCTTTTGTACAATGGATCTGAAATCGTGGAATGTAAATCAACCTCATGTGCTAGTGAGATCGAATTCTCTACTTTCTTTAGTTATGTATTCTCAAATCTAA